TCACAGTTTCACGGAGAGCAGATGGGTTGCTTGTCGTTAGTGCAGTCTTGAAATGGTCGTTTGTCACAGCCATAGAATTCAGTATCTCAGCATCTATGGTCTCATCCTCAAGATCTATAATATCCATCTTCTCACGAATGCACTGAAGAGCAGCCTCAGTACAAAGAGCAGCAAGATCAGCACCAACATACCCATGGGTGTCTCGAGAAATGTGTTCCAGTTCAACCTGCAATACATTAGAAAGCACAATGACGAACAGGTTCGATCAAACGAGAAAAGTTAAAAGATGAAGAACCAAGATCACTCACATCTTCAGCTAACTTCATGTTTTTGGTGTGAATCCTGAGAACTTCAAGGCGGCCAACTTCATCAGGGACTCCAATGTCAATCTCACGATCAAACCTACCAAATCTTCTGAGAGCGGGATCAATACTGTTTGGGCGGTTTGTAGCACCCATAACAATAACATGCGCACGGGACTTAAGCCCATCCATAAGGGTCAACAGCTGAGACACAATACGCCTTTCAACTTCTCCATTGGTCTTCTCTCTCTTTGGGGCTATTGAATCAATCTCATCAATGAAGATGATTGATGGTGCATTCTTCTCTGCTTCTTCAAATGCCTTCCTGAGATTGCTCTCACTTTCTCCTGCTAACTTGGACATAATTTCTGGGCCATTGATCAGGAAGAAGAATGCGCCCGTCTCATTGGCAACAGCCCTCGCAATAAGGGTCTTGCCAGAGCCAGGTGGTCCAAACAGCAATATGCCCTTTGGAGGCTTCACACCAATAGACTTGAAAAGTTGAGGGTGACGCAGTGGGAGTTCAACCAGTTCTCTGATCTGGGCCATTTGCTTCCTGACTCCACCAACATCATCGTAGCCAACATCGTCAAGCCTCTCCTCATCCTCCCTCTTAACAGGCTCACCATCACAGAAGATCTCAGTGTCTGGTGCAACAATGCAATACTCTGCCGGGTCAGTCTCTATAACTTTGAACTCCACGCTTCTCATTCCACCCCTAACAAGGAAAAGGTCTCCCTTTCTCAAAGGGCGGTAGGCTTCAAGGAAGTATGCTGAAAAGCACAAGACGAAGACAATATTAGTGAAGAGGTTCTTGGATGCAACTAAGTAAAGAAAGCAGATTGTAGAAAGTAGATCATCCCAACAAAACAAAGGCATACCAAGGATTCTTAAAAAGGTTTAGCAGCAATCTAACTTAAATGTGGCACAAGGAATTAATGAATCGTGATAATAGTTCAGTGGATAGACTTGGGAAATCAGCAGTTATACTGTAGTCTAAAACACTGAGGAAGGTATGTGAGTGTCCACCAAAATTATCACTCCACTCATAAACAAAGTTGTAAATAGTTTCACTTAAATAAGTCAAGAGGGCATGGCAATgctaggcaaaaaaaaacaggaGTTTAACTGACTTGGGTCATTACAAAAAGAGCAGAAATTTCTGTCAAACAGCTTTACAATAGAAAATAACAGTGATAGAGGTCTCACGTTTCAAGAAGGCGTCAAACAAGTTTCCTGTAATCCCTTCAACTGTGTCATCAATAGGAAGTATGTGCACCCGCTTCCCGTATTTCACATCGGGGCATTGATGAACAGACACCACATCACCAAGTCTCACTCTCAAGTTCTTCCTGACAGTTTTGTTCATTCTGACCTTCGGCTCCTCACATGTGTCATCAGCAAGAACAATGCAGATGGTGTCCTTCCTCTTTTTACCCTGCAACATATACACAAGATTTCAGCAGACATGAATTTAAGGTTGCATACTTCAAGAAAAATAAGAATATAGTGCCACAGATAAAGGATACATAATTCAGTAAACATGTCCATACACAAAATACATAATCTAATGAATGTGTCAATACAGAACACATCAatacaaaaaaaaaatcataactCTAAAGTATCGGCAGTAGCAACACAAATCGAGTACTATATTTTACAAACAGGAGAAAGGTCAATTACATTGTGCTTTGGTATTGTTAAGGAAATAGGGTACATGAGAAAGATAAGGTTTTCACTCCCAAGTGCCCACAGTTATTAACTACCATTGGCCTAGGTTAACATATCGAATTGCATCAGTCAGCCAAAGCTGTTCCATAAGGCATACTGATATGCAGTTTTCCAAACATCAATAAGCAGTGTTGCGGAACAAAGTAAATTTTCATTAGATTGGTTACTATGTTAACCAGGAGAGCAGCTATGCACTGTGGTGCCCCAACCCTTAAATCCCCAAAACAAATATGTTTGTGACCCAGAACCCTGTTGAATCTAAAGACCAAGCTCAGAATTAATCACCTTTACAACACAACAACCTAGCAACCAGATCCTAAATATCCGCGGCCCGAGACTAAATTGCCACCAACCAGAGCTTACAGGACAGATTAGACCGACAAAAGCTTAGGTTTTTCCTACAGATTTGCACTCTAAGCTACTAGCCGGTACCATGAGCTCACCAAATCACTCGCGACGAAACCAAAATCCCTAGATCGGGACCGAAATTAACCAACTCAGCACTCAGATTTCATCAACCTAATAAAGAGATGAATCGCGCAGGAACAGAGCGTACCTTGAGGAGGACGGTGTCGCCGCGGAAGAGCTGGAGCCTCTCCATGGTGTCGGGGTGGAGGGCGACGACGGAGTTGTCGTCATTGGTGGCCTCGTCGACCACGAGGCGGTTGGGGGACTTCTTCCTCTCGAGGATCGCCGTCGAGTAG
This genomic window from Aegilops tauschii subsp. strangulata cultivar AL8/78 chromosome 4, Aet v6.0, whole genome shotgun sequence contains:
- the LOC109754542 gene encoding cell division cycle protein 48 homolog, with the translated sequence MATPNPPPPQQDEPSSSADPKAKKDYSTAILERKKSPNRLVVDEATNDDNSVVALHPDTMERLQLFRGDTVLLKGKKRKDTICIVLADDTCEEPKVRMNKTVRKNLRVRLGDVVSVHQCPDVKYGKRVHILPIDDTVEGITGNLFDAFLKPYFLEAYRPLRKGDLFLVRGGMRSVEFKVIETDPAEYCIVAPDTEIFCDGEPVKREDEERLDDVGYDDVGGVRKQMAQIRELVELPLRHPQLFKSIGVKPPKGILLFGPPGSGKTLIARAVANETGAFFFLINGPEIMSKLAGESESNLRKAFEEAEKNAPSIIFIDEIDSIAPKREKTNGEVERRIVSQLLTLMDGLKSRAHVIVMGATNRPNSIDPALRRFGRFDREIDIGVPDEVGRLEVLRIHTKNMKLAEDVELEHISRDTHGYVGADLAALCTEAALQCIREKMDIIDLEDETIDAEILNSMAVTNDHFKTALTTSNPSALRETVVEVPNVSWEDIGGLENVKRELQETVQYPVEHPEKFEKFGMSPSKGVLFYGPPGCGKTLLAKAIANECQANFISIKGPELLTMWFGESEANVREIFDKARGSAPCVLFFDELDSIATQRGSSVGDAGGAADRVLNQLLTEMDGMNAKKTVFIIGATNRPDIIDPALLRPGRLDQLIYIPLPDVESRHQIFKACLRKSPLAKDIDLSALAKYTQGFSGADITEICQRACKYAIRENIEKDIERERRRKDNPEAMEEDEVDEVAEIRAAHFEESMKYARRSVSDADIRKYQAFAQTLQQSRGFGSEFRFPDQPAAGAASAAAADPFASAAAAAEDDDLYS